The following nucleotide sequence is from Streptomyces bathyalis.
CCCGGCGACCTCCTCCTTGGTGATCGCGGCGAGGGTCATGCGGAGGGTCGCCGAGCGCAGCTCGTTGCGCTCCTTGATCGCTGCCGTCAGGTCGTTCTGGAGCCGGGACTTGAGCGTAGTCATAGCGTTTCCGTGTCCTCCTGAGAATCCGGCGCCCATCATCTCGCACGCGGCGCGGGGGCACTCGCCGTTGGGGCGCGTGCGCACCCGCCGTTGCGGCGCCAGCTGCGTAACGTGCGGACGTGCCTTCTTGGGCCGCACTGACCGGCGTTGGGCGTCGGGTGTGCCGACTGGCGCGGAGTGCGAGGGGAACGAGAGTTCTGCGACCATGGTCCGATGCGCGCGCGATACGGACTCCCCCTCACCCTGACGGCACTCGGCGCGGCCTGCGTGGGCTATGCGACGCTCGTCGAGCCCCGCTCCTTCCGGCTGCGGCGCGTGACCGTCCCCGTACTGCCGCAGGGCATGCCGTCGCTGCGCGTCCTGCATGTCGCGGACATCCACATGGTCAGCGGGCAGCGCAAGAAACAGCGCTGGCTGCGATCGCTCGCGGGCCTGCGCCCCGACTTCGTGGTCAACACGGGGGACAACCTCTCGGACCCGGAGGCCGTGCCCGAGGTCCTGGACGCGCTGGGCCCGCTCATGGAGCTCCCCGGCGCGTACGTCTTCGGCTCCAACGACTACTACGGACCGAAGCTGCGCAACCCCGCCCGCTACCTGATGGAGAAGGCCAGCGGGCGCCACGGCCTCAACGGGAACGCTCCGGCCGTCGGCGCCGTGCACAACCCGTGGGAGGGCATGCGGGACGCCTTCGACGCGGCGGGCTGGGTCGGCCTCAGCAACACCCGCGGACGTCTCAAGCTGGACGGTGGCCAGGAGATCGCCCTCACCGGGCTGGACGACCCGCACATCAAGCGCGACCGCTACAACGCCGTCATCGGCGGCCCCGAGCAGGACGCGGACTTCTCGCTCGCGCTCGTCCACGCCCCCTATCTGCGCTCCCTGGACGCCTTCACCGCGGACGGCTACCCGCTGATCCTCGCCGGGCACACCCACGGGGGGCAGCTGTGCGTCCCGTTCTACGGCGCTCTCGTGACCAACTGCGACCTGGACACGGACCGCGTCAAGGGCCTCTCGACCCACGTCGCCGGCGGCAACCGCTCCTACCTCCACGTTTCGGCGGGCTGCGGCGCCAACCGCTACACGCCGGTGCGGTTCGCGTGCCCGCCGGAGGCGACGCTGCTGACGCTCACGGCGCGCGACTGAGGTGTTCCGGCGGGGTGCCGCGGCGCCGCCGGGGCGCAGCCGGGGCGGCTTCAGTGCCGCCCACTACCGCGGCTGGGCTGTCGTGGGCGCGACCCACTGCAGGACCGGTCGTGACGGCCCCGGTCGGGCCTGCTCGGGGCGCTCTTAGCACGTAAACCGGATTTCGCCTCAGCGTCCGGCTGGGCTAGAGTGGTGCGCGTTGCTTCGGGGTGTGGCGCAGCTTGGCAGCGCGCTTCGTTCGGGACGAAGAGGTCGTGGGTTCAAATCCCGCCACCCCGACAGAGAAAGCACCAGTTCAGGGCCAGTCATCCTCCGTGGATGACTGGCCCTGACTCGTGATCGGTGGCCTCTGGGGAGTAAACGGGGAGTGGATCAAGGAAATTCACTCCCGGGGAGCCAGGGCAGCTGGTCACTGGCTTTCGTCCAGCTTGAGTACAGGGTTCCTACTCGGCCGGCTCGTGTGCGGCTGGGTTCTCCGCCGCCAAGCGCCGCCGAATCTCCACCGCCTCTTCCTCACAGCTCAGTGCCTCGTCGGGCCTGCCGACCCGCGCCAAGCGCACGCCAAGGTTGGACAACGACCGTGCCAGGTCCGGCTCATGTGCAGCTGGGTTCTCCGCCGCCAAGCGCCGCCGAATCTCCACCGCCTCTTCCTCACAGCTCAGTGCCTCGTCGGGCCTGCCGACCCGCGCCAAGCGCACGCCAAGGTTGGACAACGACCGTGCCAGGTCCGGCTCATGTGCGGCTGGGTTCTCCGCCGCCAAGCGCCGCCGAATCTCCACCGCCTCTTCCTCACAGCTCAGTGCCTCGTCATGTCTGCCCAGGTGTGCGAGGTGGTTCCCGAGATTGGACGATGACGTGGCGTAGTCCGCCTCGAAGCGCGCAGAGTCAGCAGCCGCGAGACGGCGTCTGATGTCGATGGCTACCTCTTCAGTGGCGAGAGCTTCAGCGTGCCGGCCGACCTCCGCCAGCCGTACACCGAGGTTGGACAACGCCTGTGCCAGTCCCGGTGCTTGGGCGTCCGGTGCATTGCTGACGAGTCTCTGGCGGATCCACACGGCCTCTCTCGCGCATTCGAGCGCTTCGTCATGCCGGCCCACCTGGGCGAACCGGTTGCCGAGGTTCGAGAGTGACGCAGCCAGGTCGGGTTCATGCAACTCCGAGTTCAGCCGCACGAGTTGCCGACCGATTTCCACCGCTGCCTCAGCAGCGCTCACCGCCTGCTGGTACTTGCCCGCGTACGCCTGTCGTGTGGCGAGGGAGCTGTGCAGGCGGGCCCTTTCCGCGGGATCGTTCGTAGCACGCAGGCGATGGCTGATGAGCTTGCTGGTGATGGCCGCGATCCCCGCATCGAACTCCGCGTGCGGATGGTCCGGCAGACGGGCAGCCACATTCTCAAGAACGCTCGGCGACAGTTCCGGTACCTCTGTGAGGGCCGTGAGCGCCGATCCACCCGCGTGCAGCATCAGTTCCGGGTGCCGCATCAGGAGCGGAGCGAGGTGTCCGGTGACGAGGTGGGGCCAACGGGCCGAGGCGGCGATCAGCGAGGTGAGTGCCGGCCGGGTCCACGGGTGAACGCTGTCTTCGTCAGTTCCCGGTACGAGCAGGCGATGCATCGCGTCCTCCGCCCAGGGATCGGGTGGGTGCGAGAAGTGATGGCCTGGCGTCCCCAGGGCGACGAAGTCCTCGGCAAGCGGGTCCGGGTAGAGGGGCTCCAGGACCGCACCCTGGCGGTCGGCGTCGGGCGGGAACAACTCGGCATGTTCGCGGAGCACTTGGTCAGTCACGTCGGAAGGACATGCCTGGATCACCTTGAGGGCGGTCACGCCTTCGTGGTGGGAAAGCGAACCCGTGAGCGCCGCGGTGAAGACGGCCCTGGCCAGAATGCTGTCGGAAGTCTTGATGCGGCCGTTGGCGCACAGGGTCCGCCAGTGATCGCGTTCTCGGGACAGCAGATAGGCGGAGACCGCCCCCGGAGCATCCATTGCAGCCCCGCCCGCTTCTCCTCGGCGGTGCCGGTCGACGGCCGCGAGCGCCGTCATGTGCACTGCCAGCACATTGCGGATTCCAGGGGCGTCGGAGAGAACCGCGGA
It contains:
- a CDS encoding metallophosphoesterase; translation: MRARYGLPLTLTALGAACVGYATLVEPRSFRLRRVTVPVLPQGMPSLRVLHVADIHMVSGQRKKQRWLRSLAGLRPDFVVNTGDNLSDPEAVPEVLDALGPLMELPGAYVFGSNDYYGPKLRNPARYLMEKASGRHGLNGNAPAVGAVHNPWEGMRDAFDAAGWVGLSNTRGRLKLDGGQEIALTGLDDPHIKRDRYNAVIGGPEQDADFSLALVHAPYLRSLDAFTADGYPLILAGHTHGGQLCVPFYGALVTNCDLDTDRVKGLSTHVAGGNRSYLHVSAGCGANRYTPVRFACPPEATLLTLTARD
- a CDS encoding tetratricopeptide repeat protein, which translates into the protein MTGLFGQGRRWLPGRRDTAADSATIRAGGQVLPDQQVVNSTVADSVVQISGTGRDVHVRFGARNYRVNNQLPTPARLTVQQARAQPARLLHARHQLVSFTGRASELRTLSNWRDGDAGISVLLLHGAGGQGKTRLAVRFAEQSRARGWQVLQARHVSDPPPVTAASAAGEKNNTPDTLVLADYAERWPVDDLLEFLREAAGRGGGRARVLLVARPAGVWWQILANRLDRMDVATTSLALPSLVTDRATSPAELYSQARDRFAEALGVSGAQHLPVPSAVLSDAPGIRNVLAVHMTALAAVDRHRRGEAGGAAMDAPGAVSAYLLSRERDHWRTLCANGRIKTSDSILARAVFTAALTGSLSHHEGVTALKVIQACPSDVTDQVLREHAELFPPDADRQGAVLEPLYPDPLAEDFVALGTPGHHFSHPPDPWAEDAMHRLLVPGTDEDSVHPWTRPALTSLIAASARWPHLVTGHLAPLLMRHPELMLHAGGSALTALTEVPELSPSVLENVAARLPDHPHAEFDAGIAAITSKLISHRLRATNDPAERARLHSSLATRQAYAGKYQQAVSAAEAAVEIGRQLVRLNSELHEPDLAASLSNLGNRFAQVGRHDEALECAREAVWIRQRLVSNAPDAQAPGLAQALSNLGVRLAEVGRHAEALATEEVAIDIRRRLAAADSARFEADYATSSSNLGNHLAHLGRHDEALSCEEEAVEIRRRLAAENPAAHEPDLARSLSNLGVRLARVGRPDEALSCEEEAVEIRRRLAAENPAAHEPDLARSLSNLGVRLARVGRPDEALSCEEEAVEIRRRLAAENPAAHEPAE